Proteins encoded within one genomic window of Polaribacter sp. NJDZ03:
- the rseP gene encoding RIP metalloprotease RseP produces MEILIKASQFILSLSLLIVLHELGHFIPAKLFKTRVEKFYLFFDYKFSIFKKKIGDTVYGIGWIPLGGYVKISGMIDESMDTEQMALPPQPWEFRSKPAWQRLIIMLGGVFVNFVLGIFIYIMLMYAYGERFLPNENVKDGVWVQDSLAMNLGLKTGDKVLTIDGEKIKKFNELTLGFVNGNNFQIEREGQVIDKVIPEDFISQLVDRGKDAGAILQPRYPFVIGGVSKESPNVDTDLKPNDIVVAINGNPIKYFDEAKTSLNKFKNQDISITVKRGIETKNIPVKVTNEGKLGVSLGQLPFKDLERLGYYKLANIEYTFAEAIPAGWNKSVKTLTDYIKQLKKIFNPSTGAYKGLGGFISIGSIFPSEWSAQSFWEITAFLSIMLGFMNLLPIPALDGGHVVFTLWEMITGKKPGDKFLEYAQVTGFILLIALLLFANGNDIFRLFN; encoded by the coding sequence ATGGAAATATTAATAAAAGCATCGCAATTTATTTTAAGTTTATCTTTATTAATTGTATTGCACGAGCTAGGGCACTTTATCCCTGCAAAATTGTTTAAAACAAGAGTAGAAAAATTCTACTTATTCTTTGATTATAAATTTTCAATTTTCAAGAAAAAAATTGGTGATACTGTATACGGTATTGGTTGGATTCCTTTAGGTGGATATGTAAAAATATCTGGTATGATAGATGAAAGCATGGATACTGAACAAATGGCATTGCCGCCACAACCTTGGGAATTCCGTTCTAAACCTGCGTGGCAACGTTTAATAATTATGCTAGGTGGTGTTTTTGTAAACTTTGTGTTAGGTATTTTTATCTACATTATGTTAATGTACGCCTACGGAGAAAGATTTTTACCAAACGAGAATGTAAAAGACGGAGTTTGGGTACAAGATTCTTTGGCCATGAATTTAGGCTTAAAAACTGGAGATAAAGTTTTAACTATTGATGGAGAGAAAATTAAAAAATTTAACGAACTTACTTTAGGATTTGTAAACGGTAATAATTTTCAGATTGAAAGAGAAGGACAAGTTATTGATAAAGTAATTCCAGAAGATTTCATCTCTCAATTAGTAGACAGAGGTAAAGATGCTGGAGCAATTTTACAACCAAGATATCCTTTTGTTATTGGTGGTGTTTCTAAAGAATCGCCAAATGTAGATACCGATTTAAAACCAAATGATATTGTTGTTGCCATTAATGGAAACCCAATAAAGTATTTTGATGAAGCTAAAACTTCTTTAAATAAGTTTAAAAATCAAGATATATCGATTACAGTAAAAAGAGGAATTGAAACAAAAAATATCCCTGTAAAAGTTACTAATGAAGGAAAACTAGGCGTTAGTTTAGGTCAATTACCTTTTAAAGATTTAGAAAGACTAGGTTACTACAAATTAGCAAATATTGAATACACTTTTGCAGAAGCAATTCCTGCAGGATGGAACAAATCTGTAAAAACGCTTACAGACTACATTAAACAATTAAAGAAGATATTTAACCCAAGTACTGGTGCCTATAAAGGTTTAGGTGGGTTTATTTCTATAGGAAGTATTTTCCCTTCGGAATGGAGCGCACAATCTTTCTGGGAAATAACAGCATTCTTATCAATTATGTTAGGTTTTATGAACCTTTTACCAATACCTGCTTTAGATGGTGGACACGTAGTTTTTACTCTTTGGGAAATGATTACCGGTAAAAAACCAGGAGATAAATTTTTAGAATATGCACAAGTAACTGGCTTTATACTTTTAATTGCCTTGCTACTTTTTGCAAACGGAAACGATATTTTTAGGTTGTTTAACTAA
- a CDS encoding TonB-dependent receptor — MKIKITLIATLLLSAIQTKAQVDSIKRDTLKEVVITSTRIDLPFKENSRTIDVISSEAIKNSAATNVADLLQQVAGVDIRRRGTAGSQADLYIRGGGFDQTLLLVDGIKMDDSQTGHHTLNAALPIEVIERIEIIKGPAARVFGQNAFTGAINIVTKKRLASSASINVEGGSFGQLNSSVTFGEEYENASFMVHVGALTSDGYRTNSDYENKNYVLKGVFNKKKQPIEVLATFFDKKYGAENFYTTNPDWHEYEETQNSVIGVSTVFRTEKFKITPRVYWRRGQDIFLLKREDPSFFRNLHITNKVGAEANASYTSNLGITGFGIDLSRVSISSNNLGKRNRTMANLFLEHRFKLANEKLDITPGVAVTYFSDFKFHAFPGVDIGYQVSENLKAYGNLGVTYRIPTYTDLFYNDPRTIGNENLDPEEAFAQEIGLKYNSGKFTASMAVFNRDADNLIDFIRPDTDATSKYTATNIAKVNTQGFELNADYRFMLNEFNQTLSFGYNFLEDDILDQNKELSRYSLNTLKHQFITRFTSKFFKNVRQNIIYKHAQRTIGTSYNVWDASIIVDFNKFSFTATANNIFDADYIESGFVPMPSSNVLFGLRYSY, encoded by the coding sequence ATGAAAATTAAAATTACCTTAATAGCAACTTTGTTATTATCAGCGATACAGACAAAAGCACAAGTAGATTCTATAAAAAGAGATACTTTAAAAGAAGTAGTAATTACGTCTACAAGAATAGATTTACCTTTTAAAGAGAACTCTAGAACTATAGATGTTATTTCATCCGAAGCAATTAAAAATAGTGCGGCTACAAATGTTGCAGATTTATTACAGCAAGTTGCGGGTGTAGATATTAGAAGAAGAGGAACTGCTGGGAGTCAGGCAGATTTATATATTAGAGGAGGAGGTTTCGACCAGACTTTATTATTGGTTGATGGTATTAAAATGGATGATTCTCAAACCGGTCATCATACATTAAATGCCGCTTTACCTATAGAGGTTATCGAAAGAATAGAAATTATTAAAGGTCCTGCAGCAAGAGTTTTCGGTCAGAATGCATTTACAGGAGCTATAAATATTGTTACTAAAAAGAGGTTAGCAAGCAGTGCTAGTATAAATGTAGAAGGTGGTTCTTTCGGACAATTAAATAGTTCTGTAACTTTTGGAGAAGAATACGAGAACGCTTCTTTTATGGTGCATGTTGGTGCATTAACTTCAGATGGTTATAGAACTAATTCTGATTATGAAAATAAGAATTATGTACTAAAAGGGGTTTTTAATAAGAAGAAACAGCCTATTGAGGTTTTAGCTACTTTTTTCGATAAAAAATATGGTGCAGAGAATTTTTATACAACAAATCCAGATTGGCATGAGTATGAAGAAACTCAGAATAGTGTAATAGGAGTTTCTACAGTTTTTAGAACTGAAAAATTTAAGATTACACCAAGAGTTTATTGGAGAAGAGGACAAGATATTTTCTTATTAAAAAGAGAGGATCCTAGTTTTTTTAGAAATTTACATATTACCAACAAAGTGGGGGCAGAGGCCAATGCTTCATATACTTCTAATTTAGGAATTACTGGTTTTGGTATAGATCTTTCTAGAGTTTCTATAAGTAGTAATAATTTAGGAAAAAGAAATAGAACAATGGCAAATCTATTTTTAGAACATCGTTTTAAATTGGCTAATGAAAAGTTAGATATTACTCCGGGAGTTGCAGTTACTTATTTTTCTGATTTTAAATTTCATGCTTTTCCAGGAGTAGATATTGGGTATCAGGTTTCTGAAAACTTAAAGGCTTATGGAAATTTAGGAGTTACCTATAGAATACCTACTTATACCGATTTATTTTATAATGATCCTAGAACTATTGGAAATGAAAATTTAGACCCAGAAGAAGCATTTGCACAAGAAATTGGTTTAAAGTATAACTCTGGAAAATTTACAGCTTCTATGGCAGTTTTTAATAGAGATGCAGATAATTTAATAGATTTTATTAGACCAGATACAGATGCTACCTCTAAATATACAGCAACAAATATTGCCAAAGTAAATACCCAAGGTTTTGAGTTAAATGCAGATTATCGTTTTATGTTAAATGAGTTTAATCAGACTTTATCTTTTGGATATAATTTTTTAGAAGATGACATTTTAGATCAAAATAAAGAGTTGTCTCGCTATTCTTTAAACACTTTAAAACATCAATTTATAACTCGTTTTACAAGTAAATTCTTTAAAAACGTAAGACAAAATATTATTTACAAACACGCACAAAGAACTATTGGTACAAGTTATAATGTTTGGGATGCTTCTATAATTGTAGATTTTAATAAATTTAGTTTTACTGCAACTGCTAATAATATTTTTGATGCAGATTATATAGAATCTGGTTTTGTACCAATGCCATCAAGTAATGTATTATTTGGGTTGCGTTATAGCTACTAA
- a CDS encoding SPOR domain-containing protein — protein MKSKLTVLSFLFVLLTTSYNSFSQNKTNESAEIKNIVSKKRSFNSTYGFGYRIQLYNGNEQKARQFMARFKVEFPGIFSKLVYYAPEWKVQVGNYKTKLEADKDLIKFQDKFSGIIVIPMGK, from the coding sequence ATGAAAAGTAAATTAACAGTACTCTCGTTTTTGTTTGTTTTACTAACAACAAGTTACAATTCTTTCTCACAAAACAAGACTAATGAATCTGCAGAAATAAAAAATATTGTTTCTAAAAAAAGAAGTTTCAATAGCACTTATGGCTTTGGTTACAGAATTCAACTTTATAACGGTAATGAGCAAAAAGCAAGACAATTTATGGCTCGTTTTAAAGTAGAGTTCCCCGGAATTTTCTCTAAACTAGTTTATTATGCTCCGGAATGGAAAGTGCAAGTGGGTAATTACAAAACCAAGTTAGAAGCAGATAAAGATTTAATAAAGTTTCAAGATAAGTTCTCTGGAATTATTGTGATTCCGATGGGTAAATAA
- a CDS encoding DUF2911 domain-containing protein, which produces MKKTILLFAVFALSIISSTDIFAQKFPRLDVSPLDVASYPSDWRNSDKLVRVIYGRPQLKGRALSSLAEVSDKGVWRTGANEASEITFFKDVLFGGESVKAGTYTLFSIPGDKEWTLILSNVRNVWGHYTYDKKDDVIRVSGKVSEAKKSIEAFSIVFNEEEDDLVTMHLGWGNTIVSVSLQEQVDLKE; this is translated from the coding sequence ATGAAAAAGACAATTCTATTATTTGCTGTTTTTGCACTCTCCATTATTTCATCAACAGATATTTTTGCTCAAAAATTTCCAAGATTAGATGTGAGTCCTCTTGATGTTGCTTCGTATCCCAGTGATTGGAGGAACTCAGATAAGTTAGTAAGAGTTATTTACGGAAGGCCACAACTAAAAGGAAGAGCATTGTCTTCTTTAGCAGAGGTTTCAGATAAAGGTGTTTGGAGAACCGGTGCTAATGAAGCTTCTGAGATTACTTTTTTTAAGGATGTTTTATTTGGAGGAGAAAGCGTAAAAGCGGGTACATATACTTTGTTTTCTATACCTGGAGATAAAGAATGGACGCTGATTCTTAGTAATGTTAGAAATGTTTGGGGTCATTATACCTATGATAAAAAAGATGACGTTATTAGAGTTTCTGGTAAAGTTTCTGAAGCAAAAAAATCTATAGAAGCTTTTTCAATAGTTTTTAATGAAGAAGAGGATGATTTAGTTACCATGCATTTAGGCTGGGGAAATACAATAGTTTCGGTTTCTTTGCAAGAACAAGTTGACTTAAAAGAATAA
- a CDS encoding FeoA family protein: MSTIATLRKGEIGYISEESLDFIPLKLLEMGCLPGAEVQLVQIAPLKDPLYICVNGSHLAIRIETASKIRILKAQL, encoded by the coding sequence TTGAGCACAATAGCTACATTACGTAAGGGAGAGATAGGGTATATTTCTGAAGAGTCTTTAGATTTTATTCCTTTAAAATTATTAGAAATGGGCTGTTTGCCTGGAGCTGAGGTTCAGTTAGTTCAAATAGCGCCCTTAAAAGACCCTCTATATATTTGCGTAAACGGAAGTCATTTGGCAATAAGAATAGAAACAGCTTCTAAAATTCGAATACTTAAAGCACAGTTATAA
- the feoB gene encoding ferrous iron transport protein B, which yields MSKNDIKVALIGNPNTGKTSLFNQLTGLNQKVGNYPGITVDKKNGVSKLSATQNAIITDLPGTYSINPTSLDESIVLKTLLKKDIKESPDVILVVADVENLKRNLLLFSQIKDLEIPTVLAINMVDQMNRKGITIDLSLLKKELNTEVILISARKNEGINDVKAAIIRCHVAAKASPLCGINHQIDPDYFDKLKEISPNYSLYELWLMVTQNNYPDTISSEEKQKLLSFKKDVSKLKKYQHKETIYRYQEINKILKKTYIVDKTKAKDLRGRLDRVFTHKFFGYFFFVFLLLIIFQSVFDWASVPMDFIDVSFAQIADFAKSNLPNGVLTDLLTEGIIPGIGGVIIFIPQIAILFLFISVLEETGYMSRVVFLMDKIMRRFGMNGKSVIPLISGTACAIPAIMATRTIASWKERLITILVVPFTTCSARLPIYAILISLIIPDTKILGFLNLQGLVLLLLYGLGFVTAVIAAYILHRTLKIKTKSFFVVEMPNYKLPSVKNVFFEVIEKTKSFVLEAGKIILALSIVLWFLASNGPTSYENAERNTIENSANQNLTDQELQQKVASAKLENSYIGILGKTIEPAIRPLGYDWKIGIALITSFAAREVFVGTLATIYSVEADDENTSTIKEKMRSEINPDTGERRFNFPVGMSLMIFYAFAMQCMATLAIVKRETKTWKWPLIQLFGMGLLAYVASFITYQILS from the coding sequence ATGTCTAAAAATGATATAAAGGTTGCTTTAATAGGGAACCCTAATACCGGAAAAACATCACTATTTAACCAACTTACTGGTTTAAACCAAAAAGTTGGAAATTACCCTGGAATTACTGTTGATAAAAAAAATGGGGTTAGTAAACTTTCTGCTACTCAGAATGCAATTATTACAGATTTACCAGGTACATATAGTATAAACCCTACTTCTTTAGATGAGAGTATTGTTTTAAAAACTTTATTAAAAAAAGATATTAAAGAATCTCCAGATGTTATCTTAGTGGTTGCAGATGTAGAGAATTTAAAAAGAAACTTACTGCTTTTTTCTCAAATTAAAGATTTAGAAATTCCAACAGTTTTGGCAATCAATATGGTTGACCAAATGAACAGAAAAGGAATTACTATTGATTTATCTTTACTAAAAAAAGAATTAAATACAGAAGTAATTTTAATAAGTGCCAGAAAAAATGAAGGTATAAATGACGTAAAAGCAGCAATTATTCGTTGTCATGTTGCTGCAAAAGCATCTCCTTTATGTGGCATTAATCATCAGATTGATCCAGATTATTTTGATAAGTTAAAAGAAATTAGCCCTAATTATTCTTTGTATGAATTATGGTTGATGGTAACTCAGAATAATTATCCAGACACAATTTCATCAGAAGAAAAACAAAAATTACTTAGCTTTAAAAAAGATGTTTCTAAGTTGAAGAAATATCAACATAAAGAAACTATTTATCGTTATCAAGAAATAAATAAAATACTTAAAAAAACATATATAGTTGATAAAACCAAAGCAAAAGACCTTCGTGGTAGGTTAGATAGAGTTTTTACACATAAGTTTTTTGGGTACTTTTTCTTTGTGTTTTTATTGTTAATTATCTTTCAATCTGTTTTCGATTGGGCTTCAGTACCTATGGATTTTATAGATGTTAGCTTTGCTCAAATTGCAGATTTTGCAAAAAGTAATCTGCCAAATGGAGTGCTAACAGACCTGTTAACGGAAGGGATAATACCAGGAATTGGAGGTGTCATTATATTTATTCCACAAATTGCCATTCTATTTTTATTTATCTCTGTTTTAGAAGAAACGGGCTATATGAGTCGTGTAGTATTTTTAATGGACAAAATTATGCGACGTTTTGGTATGAATGGTAAAAGTGTAATTCCGTTAATTTCGGGTACAGCATGTGCAATACCTGCAATTATGGCAACTAGAACAATTGCTAGTTGGAAAGAGCGTTTAATTACCATTTTGGTGGTGCCTTTTACAACTTGTTCTGCACGTTTACCTATATATGCAATTTTAATTTCTTTGATTATTCCTGATACAAAAATTTTAGGTTTTTTAAATTTACAAGGGCTGGTTTTGTTATTGTTGTACGGGTTGGGGTTTGTAACAGCTGTTATTGCTGCCTATATTTTACATAGAACTTTAAAGATAAAAACGAAGTCGTTTTTTGTGGTAGAAATGCCAAATTATAAATTACCATCTGTTAAAAATGTATTTTTTGAAGTGATTGAAAAAACAAAATCATTTGTTTTAGAAGCTGGAAAAATCATTTTAGCTTTGTCTATCGTGTTGTGGTTTTTAGCATCAAACGGACCGACTTCTTATGAGAATGCAGAGAGAAACACGATTGAAAACAGTGCAAATCAGAACTTAACAGATCAAGAATTACAACAAAAAGTAGCATCTGCAAAACTAGAGAATTCTTATATTGGTATTTTAGGAAAAACAATAGAACCAGCCATAAGACCTTTAGGATATGATTGGAAAATAGGAATTGCTTTAATTACATCTTTTGCCGCACGAGAAGTATTTGTAGGTACGTTAGCAACCATTTATAGTGTAGAAGCAGATGATGAAAATACATCTACTATTAAAGAAAAGATGAGGTCGGAAATAAACCCAGATACCGGAGAAAGAAGATTTAATTTTCCTGTTGGGATGTCTTTAATGATTTTTTATGCCTTTGCAATGCAGTGTATGGCTACTTTGGCTATTGTAAAACGTGAAACGAAGACTTGGAAATGGCCATTAATCCAATTGTTTGGAATGGGCTTATTGGCGTATGTTGCTTCATTTATAACCTATCAAATTTTAAGTTAA
- a CDS encoding flotillin family protein, whose translation MILQTSQYAGLIGIGIAILFVFILLIAMVKRYKRCPSDRILVVYGKVSGGESAKCIHGGAAFIFPVIQDYQFLDLTPISIEVNLVNALSKQNIRVNVPSRFTIGVSTEPGIMQNAAERLLGLDQDSIQDLAQEIIFGQLRLVVASMDIEEINNDRDKFLTNISQSVETELKKVGLKLINVNITDIVDESGYIEALGKEAAAHAINAARKSVAEKNRDGSIGEANAVQDERTQVAAANAQAVAGENTAKINVANSDSLRRQREAEAERTAIASEKVQTANALKESYAAEQEAEVARAERERSSQLADIIVPAEIDKRKVEIDAEAKAENIRRIARGEADAILFKAQAEAQGLYEVLTKQAQGLDQIVKAAGNDSQNAALLLIADKLPELVKIQAEAIKNIKIDKVTVWENGGGADGKTSTSNFISGMYKAVPPLQEMFNMAGMELPSYLKGKDIPAELPVEVVDTKDN comes from the coding sequence ATGATATTACAAACTAGTCAATATGCCGGATTAATCGGAATCGGAATTGCAATTCTCTTCGTTTTTATATTGCTAATTGCAATGGTAAAACGATATAAAAGATGTCCTTCGGATAGAATTTTGGTAGTTTATGGAAAAGTTAGTGGAGGCGAATCTGCTAAGTGTATTCATGGTGGAGCCGCATTTATATTTCCGGTAATTCAAGATTATCAATTTTTAGATTTAACACCTATTTCTATTGAAGTAAATTTGGTAAATGCACTTTCTAAGCAAAATATTCGTGTAAATGTACCAAGTAGATTTACAATTGGGGTTTCTACAGAACCAGGAATTATGCAAAATGCTGCAGAAAGATTGTTAGGTTTAGACCAAGACAGCATTCAAGATTTAGCACAAGAAATTATATTTGGTCAGTTACGTTTGGTCGTTGCATCGATGGATATTGAAGAAATTAACAATGATCGTGATAAGTTTTTAACCAATATTTCTCAATCTGTAGAAACAGAATTAAAGAAAGTAGGTTTAAAATTAATCAACGTAAATATTACAGATATTGTTGATGAATCTGGTTATATAGAAGCTTTAGGAAAAGAAGCAGCAGCGCACGCAATTAACGCGGCAAGAAAATCGGTTGCAGAAAAAAATAGAGATGGTTCTATTGGAGAAGCAAACGCTGTACAAGACGAAAGAACACAAGTTGCTGCAGCAAATGCACAAGCAGTAGCTGGGGAAAATACAGCAAAAATTAATGTTGCAAATTCAGACTCTTTAAGAAGACAAAGAGAGGCAGAAGCAGAACGTACAGCAATTGCATCAGAAAAAGTACAAACAGCAAATGCGTTAAAAGAATCGTATGCAGCAGAGCAAGAAGCAGAGGTTGCAAGAGCAGAAAGAGAACGTTCTTCTCAATTAGCAGATATTATTGTACCTGCAGAAATAGACAAACGTAAAGTAGAAATAGATGCTGAAGCAAAGGCAGAAAATATTAGAAGAATTGCAAGAGGAGAAGCTGATGCAATTTTATTTAAAGCACAAGCAGAAGCACAAGGTTTGTATGAGGTTTTAACAAAACAAGCACAAGGTTTAGATCAAATAGTAAAAGCTGCCGGAAACGATTCTCAAAATGCAGCCTTATTATTAATTGCTGATAAATTACCGGAATTAGTAAAAATACAAGCCGAAGCTATTAAAAACATTAAAATTGATAAAGTTACTGTTTGGGAAAACGGAGGAGGAGCAGATGGAAAAACATCAACTTCTAACTTTATTTCGGGAATGTATAAAGCGGTACCGCCATTGCAAGAAATGTTTAACATGGCAGGTATGGAGTTGCCAAGTTATTTAAAAGGAAAAGATATTCCTGCAGAGTTACCTGTAGAGGTTGTTGATACTAAAGATAACTAA
- the bioB gene encoding biotin synthase BioB, which translates to MSEVRHNWTKEEVLEIYNKPLMELLYDAATVHREQHDPNVVQVSTLLSIKTGGCSEDCGYCPQAARYHTNVEGNDLMTVNQVKAQALRAKESGSSRVCMGAAWRNVKDGPEFDQVLDMVRTVNKLDMEVCCTLGMVTENQAKRLAEAGLYAYNHNLDSSEEYYKEVISTRGYQDRLDTISNVRKTNVTVCSGGIIGMGESAADRAGMLVALSTLNPQPESTPINALVAVEGTPLEDEKPVEIWDMIRMVATTRIVLPETQVRLSAGRTQMSREGQAMCFFAGANSIFAGDKLLTTPNPDVNEDMKMFKLLGLNPQKPFTKKVQPETVAAADSKYQSLEEKPKWTRPNHKIDRNEAAKQKGKIIKG; encoded by the coding sequence ATGAGCGAAGTAAGACATAATTGGACAAAAGAAGAGGTTCTAGAAATTTATAATAAACCATTAATGGAGTTGTTGTACGATGCAGCAACAGTTCATAGAGAACAACATGATCCTAATGTGGTTCAGGTATCTACTTTATTATCAATAAAAACAGGTGGTTGTTCAGAAGATTGTGGCTATTGCCCACAAGCAGCAAGATATCATACCAATGTAGAGGGTAATGATTTAATGACTGTAAACCAAGTAAAGGCACAAGCATTAAGAGCAAAAGAAAGCGGAAGTTCTCGTGTTTGTATGGGAGCTGCTTGGAGAAACGTAAAAGATGGACCAGAGTTTGACCAAGTTTTAGATATGGTTAGAACCGTAAATAAGTTAGATATGGAGGTTTGTTGTACATTAGGTATGGTAACCGAAAATCAGGCTAAAAGGTTGGCAGAAGCTGGTTTGTATGCATATAATCATAATTTAGATTCGTCAGAAGAATATTATAAAGAAGTAATTTCTACAAGAGGTTACCAAGACCGATTAGATACTATAAGTAATGTGCGTAAAACAAATGTTACGGTTTGTTCTGGCGGAATTATTGGTATGGGAGAATCTGCAGCAGATAGAGCAGGCATGTTAGTTGCCTTGTCTACTTTAAATCCGCAGCCAGAATCTACACCAATTAATGCTTTAGTAGCGGTTGAAGGAACGCCTTTAGAAGATGAAAAACCCGTGGAAATTTGGGACATGATTAGAATGGTTGCTACCACTAGAATTGTTTTACCAGAAACACAGGTTCGTTTATCTGCAGGTAGAACTCAAATGAGTAGAGAAGGGCAAGCAATGTGTTTCTTTGCTGGGGCAAATTCTATTTTTGCTGGAGATAAATTATTAACAACTCCAAACCCAGATGTAAATGAAGATATGAAGATGTTTAAATTATTAGGTTTAAACCCTCAAAAACCATTTACTAAAAAAGTTCAACCAGAAACAGTTGCTGCAGCAGATTCTAAATATCAATCTTTAGAAGAAAAACCAAAATGGACGAGACCAAACCATAAAATTGACAGAAATGAAGCAGCCAAACAAAAAGGTAAAATTATAAAAGGTTAA
- a CDS encoding SCO family protein, translating into MEFKIFKKSLPLLIFFAVFSAISLTVYYHLLKVDKHLKIYNPIDVNPRLVDDSMVHIQNNHTVADFKLINQNGETITNNDYKDKIYIADFFFTRCQTICIAMAYNMGELQEYYKEDNDIMFLSHSVTPVIDSVSVLREYADRKGVIDGKWNVTTGPKKHIYELARKSYFAVLDEGNGDESDFIHTEQFVLVDKDRRIRGYYDGTEKEDMEKLKTDIVLLKEEYASE; encoded by the coding sequence ATGGAGTTTAAAATCTTTAAAAAGTCTCTTCCTTTACTTATCTTTTTTGCGGTTTTTTCTGCAATTTCACTTACCGTTTATTATCATTTATTAAAGGTAGATAAACACCTTAAAATTTATAACCCTATTGATGTAAACCCGAGGTTGGTAGATGATAGTATGGTGCACATTCAAAACAACCATACTGTTGCAGATTTTAAACTCATCAATCAAAATGGAGAAACGATTACGAACAATGATTATAAAGATAAAATTTACATAGCAGATTTCTTTTTTACTCGTTGCCAAACAATTTGTATTGCCATGGCGTATAATATGGGTGAGTTGCAAGAGTATTATAAAGAAGACAATGATATTATGTTTTTGTCTCACTCCGTTACTCCGGTTATAGATAGTGTTTCTGTTCTAAGAGAATATGCAGACAGAAAAGGGGTTATTGATGGAAAATGGAATGTAACTACGGGACCTAAAAAACATATTTATGAGTTGGCTAGAAAAAGTTATTTTGCAGTTTTAGATGAAGGAAATGGTGATGAAAGTGATTTTATACACACAGAGCAATTTGTTTTGGTAGATAAAGACAGACGTATTCGTGGCTATTATGATGGCACAGAAAAAGAAGATATGGAAAAGCTAAAAACGGATATAGTTTTGTTAAAAGAAGAATATGCATCTGAATAA